Proteins encoded in a region of the Tumebacillus sp. BK434 genome:
- a CDS encoding FAD-linked oxidase C-terminal domain-containing protein, whose translation MTLAEQLRTILSGPEQVSVNETVLEHHSKDVTSYHPGVTPDVVVFPTSTEDVCRVMQYADAHSVPVVPFGIGSSVEGQVVPVKGGISMDFTQMNNVLEVRPEDFLVRVQPGVTRMQLNQQLKEYGLFFPVDPGADATLGGMAATNASGTTAVRYGTMRDNVLGLTVVTADGSVIKTGGQAAKSSAGYNLTGLFVGSEGTLGTFTELTLRVYGIPEYILAARAVFPDVGSASQAAMGMMMCGIALDRVELVDERTINVVNNFKDTSFTEAPTLFLEFSGNKATVDHTFLLAKEILTEEGCLELEFDADQAARTRMWTARHDAAFAFSASQPGKKLMTTDVCVPLSVLPDAILEARRTIDDNGLDGAILGHVGDGNYHAVLVVDPENAEDMRRASHVNAEIVRFALERGGTCTGEHGIGLGKAKFLSAEHGDGAVKMMQQIKRAFDPKDILNPGKIFL comes from the coding sequence TTGACATTAGCAGAACAGCTGCGGACGATCTTATCCGGTCCGGAGCAGGTGTCCGTCAATGAAACGGTGCTGGAGCACCACAGCAAGGATGTCACTTCCTACCATCCCGGCGTGACGCCCGACGTCGTCGTCTTCCCGACCTCCACTGAAGACGTGTGCCGCGTGATGCAGTATGCGGATGCGCACAGTGTTCCGGTCGTGCCGTTTGGCATCGGGTCGTCTGTCGAAGGGCAAGTGGTGCCCGTCAAAGGCGGCATCTCCATGGATTTCACACAGATGAACAACGTGCTGGAGGTGCGTCCGGAGGACTTCCTCGTGCGTGTGCAGCCGGGCGTGACCCGGATGCAGCTCAACCAGCAGTTAAAAGAATATGGCCTGTTCTTCCCGGTCGATCCCGGCGCCGACGCGACGCTGGGCGGGATGGCGGCGACCAACGCGTCGGGCACCACCGCCGTGCGCTATGGCACGATGCGCGACAACGTGCTGGGGCTCACCGTCGTCACGGCGGACGGCTCGGTGATCAAAACGGGCGGCCAGGCGGCCAAATCTTCGGCCGGTTACAACCTGACCGGGCTGTTCGTCGGCTCCGAAGGGACGCTCGGCACCTTTACGGAGCTGACCTTGCGCGTCTATGGCATCCCCGAGTATATCCTCGCCGCCCGCGCTGTGTTTCCCGATGTCGGCAGCGCGTCACAAGCAGCGATGGGCATGATGATGTGCGGCATCGCGCTCGATCGCGTTGAATTGGTTGATGAACGCACCATCAACGTAGTAAATAATTTCAAAGACACTTCGTTTACCGAAGCTCCGACGCTGTTTCTGGAGTTCAGCGGCAACAAAGCGACGGTCGACCACACCTTTTTGCTGGCCAAGGAGATCTTGACGGAAGAAGGCTGTCTGGAGCTGGAATTCGATGCGGACCAGGCGGCCCGCACCCGGATGTGGACGGCGCGCCATGATGCGGCGTTTGCCTTTTCCGCTTCCCAGCCGGGCAAGAAGCTGATGACCACCGATGTCTGTGTGCCCTTGTCGGTCTTGCCGGACGCGATCCTCGAAGCGCGCCGCACGATCGACGACAACGGGCTCGACGGTGCGATCCTCGGCCATGTCGGCGACGGTAACTACCATGCCGTCCTCGTTGTCGATCCGGAGAACGCGGAAGACATGCGCCGGGCGAGCCACGTCAACGCGGAGATCGTCCGCTTTGCGCTGGAGCGCGGCGGCACCTGCACCGGCGAGCACGGCATCGGCCTTGGCAAAGCGAAGTTCCTGTCGGCCGAACACGGCGACGGCGCCGTCAAGATGATGCAGCAGATCAAGCGCGCTTTCGATCCGAAAGACATCTTGAACCCTGGGAAAATTTTTCTGTGA
- a CDS encoding PLP-dependent aminotransferase family protein — protein MTTTDTEKSLRLAAWAQNTAPSPMQDMLALTARPGLISFGLGLPNQELFPREAFAEASSSVLLNKPHTLQYGPAGVMHTLKASIAELMKGRGVSCTEEEIFLTTGAQQAINMLARLLLEPGGQVVTEEITYPGFLQVLEPFAPELLTVPTCPQTGMDVDAVEALLQAGKRPAFIYSITDGHNPLGSSMSREKREKLARLAREYGVPVVEDDPYGFLSYADVSLPPLKALESEWVFYAGSFSKILAPGVRIGWLIVPAALTQKLSVVKESYDINTANWSQHSVAHYMESGKLTGHLELLRREYSARRDTMLQAIASYFPAETRAEKPSNGMFLWAELPEWVDVPQLLRDAVEQKKVAFFPGQAFDTPGNTKGKHGMRLNFSNATHEQIETGIKGIGELIEAQRAALGQS, from the coding sequence ATGACCACCACAGACACCGAAAAGTCGCTCCGCCTCGCCGCGTGGGCGCAAAACACCGCCCCGTCCCCGATGCAGGACATGCTGGCACTGACCGCCCGGCCCGGCCTGATCTCGTTTGGCCTCGGGCTGCCCAATCAGGAGCTGTTCCCGCGCGAAGCGTTTGCCGAAGCGTCGAGCAGCGTCCTCCTGAACAAGCCGCACACTTTGCAGTACGGCCCGGCCGGCGTGATGCACACGCTGAAAGCGTCGATCGCCGAGCTGATGAAAGGCCGCGGCGTGTCCTGCACGGAAGAGGAGATCTTCCTGACCACCGGCGCGCAGCAGGCGATCAACATGCTGGCCCGCCTGCTCCTCGAACCGGGCGGCCAGGTGGTGACCGAAGAGATAACCTACCCGGGCTTCCTGCAAGTCTTGGAGCCGTTTGCTCCGGAGCTGCTCACCGTCCCGACCTGCCCGCAGACCGGGATGGATGTCGACGCGGTGGAAGCGCTGCTGCAGGCGGGCAAGCGCCCGGCGTTCATCTACTCGATCACCGACGGCCACAACCCGCTCGGCTCTTCGATGAGCCGGGAAAAACGGGAGAAGCTGGCCCGCCTCGCCCGCGAATACGGCGTGCCGGTGGTGGAAGACGACCCGTACGGCTTCCTGTCCTATGCGGACGTCTCCCTGCCCCCGCTGAAAGCGCTGGAGAGCGAGTGGGTGTTCTATGCAGGCTCCTTCTCGAAGATCCTCGCCCCGGGCGTGCGCATCGGCTGGTTGATCGTGCCGGCCGCGCTGACCCAAAAGCTGTCGGTCGTCAAGGAGTCGTACGACATCAACACGGCGAACTGGAGCCAGCACTCGGTCGCGCATTACATGGAGTCCGGCAAACTGACCGGACACCTCGAACTGCTGCGCCGCGAGTACAGCGCCCGCCGCGACACGATGCTGCAGGCGATCGCGAGCTATTTCCCGGCCGAGACCCGCGCCGAGAAGCCGTCGAACGGCATGTTCCTCTGGGCCGAGCTCCCGGAGTGGGTCGATGTGCCGCAGCTCTTGCGCGACGCGGTCGAGCAGAAGAAAGTCGCTTTCTTCCCCGGCCAGGCGTTCGACACGCCGGGCAACACGAAAGGCAAACACGGCATGCGCCTGAACTTCTCCAACGCCACCCACGAGCAGATCGAAACGGGCATCAAGGGCATCGGCGAGCTGATCGAAGCGCAGCGTGCTGCGCTTGGACAATCTTGA
- a CDS encoding non-ribosomal peptide synthetase, whose protein sequence is MRTASDRATLVALLRFREETQGSRHAFSFLSEDGTEQRLTYAELDRQARQMAVRLQRQTEPGARVLLLFQPGLDYLISFFGALYAGAVPVPAYPPRQNGNLTRLLQVAEDAQATAALTTEPILRGMVKRLEDGQALAGLQWITAEGLDEENAGDWQELPGGRETLAFLQYTSGSTSAPKGVMLTHGNLLHNLQLIESSFGTTPDSRGVVWLPPYHDMGLIGGILQPVFTGYPMTLLAPVDFITKPLRWLQAITETGATVSGGPNFAYELCLQKIGPEERAGLDLSRWEQAFTGAEPVRAETMRRFAEVFASCGFRQEAFYPCYGLAEGTLLVTGGSKGAGPVVKRFDAGLLAQHQALETTDGEGVLVSSGRVTRTEQKVRIVDPQSQLPLTDGMIGEIWVQGESVAQGYWNREEQTEATFRAQVQGEEDGAYLRTGDLGFVSAGELFVTGRMKDLIIVNGRNHYPQDIEFTVQNCHPGVGNSNGAAFAVDGDGGERLVVVQEVERTYRRAGHEEIVAAIRQAVALQHGLPVEAVVLLKPASIPKTSSGKIQRHACKARYLDGTLEILTNSQARAVQAADAAEPEQPGLTREDALALPPDERAGALAGRLLSELAQVTNTAALPADKPLAAAGLDSLMAVELKNRLEEAYHVPIDLARLLEGATAEQLAAEIAAGLGEVREESVATDAGNGLSYGQRSLWFLQQLDPSSTAYHISKLVKVRGPFDADRLQACLQTLHDRHELLRTVYPETDGQPTARLVEAAQVDFANVERAEELTEAAQQPFDLAQGPLFRARLHKSGEQEHLLLLSMHHIIADLWSLAVLIGELRDLYAGTEDNLTDPAAFADYVRWQNELLASKRGDALWAYWQGQLQGQPPVLNLPTDRPRPPVQTYRGATLPLAVPGGVAAKLRELSKQEGATLYMTLLAAFQTLLHRYAGQEEIWVGSPTAGRSAAKFQQVFGYFVNPVVLRADVRADEPFRDLLRQVRATVLGALSHADYPFPLLVERLAPQRDLSAAPLFQAMFSLQKAQLQGGGDLSGFALSQAGAELCIGDVVFESVPLAQGAAQFDLTLSMVESADGLSGTLEFNTDLFDPETAESIVRCMEQLLAGIAAHPDWSVGSLPLVNANDASAKITVDAGQVPYPAQCLHQLFEAQAGAHPAAEALEFDGRILTYRELNERANAVAHSLIARGVRPGDAVGLSLPRTAAWILGMLGVLKAGGAYLPLDPVHPEARLQFMAQDAGAQIVLDDEALWQLAERTDAATHNPALPVTPEQTAYLIYTSGTTGTPKGVACPHRGAVNLLAEMERRAPLPQGATGSVWTSFGFDVSVYEVFSALCYGHKLIVLPEDARADGDAVLELFADLGVSSAYLPPFLLPALAAYVKSCPGRLRLTRLLVGVEPIRGELLQEICQHLPGLVIVNGYGPTEASVCATLYTVSGQTERIVPIGTPLPHTEIWLLDASGQPVPQGVIGELHIGGAGLAHGYIGRPELTAEKFVQLPVTAERLYKTGDLARLRRDGMLEYCGRSDDQVKVRGFRIELGEIEAAIAACAQVQAAAVSVREDAPGGKRIVGYVVWAEADAGDIGALRRELKQKLPDYMVPSAFVALDALPQTVSGKVDRRALPAPQDDLLEKRVYTAPRNEQEAQLCQLFAELLGVAEVGVHDHFFERGGHSLLATQALTRVESRFGVKLPLSRLFEAPTPAELAVLIGQTQASAPVKQKPKIGRVDREARRQPRA, encoded by the coding sequence ATGAGAACTGCATCTGATAGAGCGACACTGGTGGCGCTGTTGCGCTTTCGAGAGGAAACTCAAGGAAGTCGACACGCCTTTTCTTTTTTGAGCGAAGACGGAACGGAGCAGCGGCTGACGTACGCCGAGCTCGATCGGCAGGCGCGGCAAATGGCCGTCCGCCTGCAGCGGCAGACGGAGCCGGGGGCGCGCGTGCTCTTGCTGTTCCAGCCGGGGCTGGATTACCTGATCTCGTTTTTTGGCGCGCTGTACGCCGGAGCGGTGCCCGTACCTGCCTATCCGCCGCGGCAAAACGGCAACTTGACGCGCCTGCTGCAGGTGGCAGAAGACGCGCAGGCGACGGCCGCCTTGACCACCGAGCCGATCTTGCGCGGCATGGTCAAGCGACTGGAGGACGGACAGGCTTTGGCGGGGCTGCAGTGGATCACCGCCGAAGGGCTGGACGAGGAAAACGCCGGGGACTGGCAGGAGCTGCCGGGCGGACGTGAGACGCTGGCTTTTTTGCAGTACACTTCGGGCTCGACGTCAGCCCCGAAAGGCGTGATGCTCACGCACGGCAACCTGCTGCACAATCTGCAGCTGATCGAGAGCTCGTTTGGCACGACGCCGGACAGCCGGGGCGTGGTCTGGCTGCCCCCGTATCACGACATGGGCTTGATCGGCGGCATCTTGCAGCCGGTGTTCACCGGGTATCCGATGACGCTGCTGGCCCCGGTCGATTTTATCACCAAGCCGCTGCGCTGGCTGCAAGCGATCACGGAGACCGGGGCGACGGTCAGCGGCGGGCCGAATTTTGCCTATGAGCTCTGTTTGCAGAAGATCGGTCCGGAGGAGCGCGCCGGGCTGGATCTGTCCCGCTGGGAGCAGGCGTTTACAGGCGCAGAGCCGGTGCGTGCAGAAACGATGCGCAGATTTGCGGAAGTGTTTGCTTCGTGCGGGTTTCGCCAAGAGGCGTTTTACCCGTGTTACGGGTTGGCGGAAGGCACGCTGCTGGTCACCGGCGGCTCGAAAGGAGCGGGGCCGGTGGTCAAGCGCTTCGATGCCGGGCTGTTGGCGCAGCATCAGGCGCTGGAGACGACAGACGGCGAAGGGGTGCTGGTGTCTTCCGGGCGCGTGACGCGCACGGAGCAGAAAGTGCGGATCGTGGATCCTCAGTCGCAACTGCCGCTCACAGACGGAATGATCGGCGAGATCTGGGTGCAGGGCGAAAGTGTGGCCCAAGGCTACTGGAACCGCGAAGAGCAGACGGAAGCGACGTTCCGGGCGCAGGTGCAGGGCGAGGAAGACGGGGCGTATCTGCGGACGGGCGACCTCGGCTTTGTCAGTGCGGGCGAGCTGTTTGTCACCGGGCGGATGAAAGACCTGATCATCGTCAACGGCCGCAACCATTATCCGCAGGACATCGAATTCACGGTGCAGAACTGCCACCCCGGCGTCGGCAACTCGAACGGGGCGGCGTTTGCGGTGGACGGGGACGGCGGTGAACGACTCGTCGTCGTGCAGGAAGTGGAGCGCACGTATCGCCGGGCGGGGCATGAAGAGATCGTCGCGGCGATCCGTCAGGCGGTAGCGCTGCAACACGGGCTGCCGGTGGAAGCGGTCGTGCTGTTGAAGCCGGCGAGCATCCCCAAGACCTCGTCGGGCAAGATCCAGCGTCATGCCTGCAAAGCGCGCTATCTGGACGGAACGCTGGAGATCTTGACGAACAGCCAGGCCCGCGCGGTGCAGGCGGCAGACGCTGCGGAGCCGGAGCAGCCCGGCCTGACGCGGGAGGACGCGCTGGCGCTGCCTCCGGACGAGCGGGCCGGAGCGCTGGCCGGACGCCTGCTGTCCGAACTGGCGCAGGTGACAAATACGGCGGCACTGCCGGCCGACAAGCCTTTGGCTGCGGCGGGGCTGGACTCGCTGATGGCGGTGGAGCTGAAGAACCGCCTCGAAGAGGCCTATCACGTGCCGATCGACTTGGCGCGTCTGCTGGAAGGCGCGACGGCAGAGCAATTGGCGGCGGAGATCGCAGCAGGGCTTGGTGAGGTGCGCGAAGAGTCGGTTGCGACCGACGCCGGGAACGGCTTGAGCTACGGGCAGCGCTCGCTTTGGTTCCTGCAGCAGTTGGACCCGTCGAGCACCGCTTACCACATTTCAAAGCTGGTCAAGGTGCGCGGTCCGTTCGATGCGGATCGTCTGCAAGCGTGCCTGCAAACGCTGCATGACCGCCATGAACTGCTGCGCACCGTGTACCCGGAAACGGACGGTCAGCCAACCGCCCGGCTCGTCGAGGCGGCCCAGGTCGATTTTGCCAACGTGGAGCGGGCGGAGGAGCTGACCGAAGCGGCGCAGCAACCGTTCGATCTCGCCCAAGGCCCGCTGTTCCGGGCACGCTTGCACAAAAGCGGGGAGCAGGAGCACCTGCTGCTGCTCAGCATGCATCACATCATCGCCGACCTGTGGTCGCTCGCCGTGCTCATCGGCGAACTGCGCGATCTGTATGCGGGCACTGAGGACAACCTGACAGACCCGGCAGCGTTTGCCGATTATGTGCGCTGGCAGAACGAACTGCTCGCAAGCAAGCGCGGCGACGCGCTGTGGGCGTATTGGCAAGGGCAGCTGCAAGGCCAGCCGCCGGTGCTGAACCTGCCGACCGACCGGCCGCGTCCGCCGGTGCAGACCTATCGCGGGGCGACGCTTCCGCTCGCCGTGCCGGGCGGGGTCGCAGCCAAGCTGAGGGAGCTGTCCAAACAGGAAGGCGCAACGCTGTACATGACGCTGCTCGCCGCGTTTCAGACGCTTTTGCACCGCTATGCGGGGCAGGAGGAGATCTGGGTCGGCTCGCCGACGGCGGGGCGCAGCGCCGCGAAGTTTCAGCAGGTGTTCGGCTATTTCGTCAACCCGGTCGTGCTGCGCGCTGACGTCCGCGCTGACGAGCCGTTCCGGGACTTGCTGCGCCAAGTGCGAGCGACGGTGCTCGGCGCGCTGTCCCACGCCGATTATCCGTTTCCGCTGCTGGTGGAGCGGCTGGCCCCGCAGCGCGATTTGAGCGCGGCGCCGCTGTTCCAGGCGATGTTCTCACTGCAGAAAGCACAGCTGCAAGGAGGCGGCGATCTGAGCGGATTTGCGCTGTCGCAGGCAGGGGCGGAGCTCTGCATCGGCGACGTTGTGTTCGAATCGGTGCCGCTTGCACAAGGCGCGGCGCAGTTCGACCTGACCTTGTCGATGGTGGAAAGCGCGGACGGACTGTCCGGAACGCTGGAGTTCAACACCGACCTGTTCGACCCGGAGACGGCAGAAAGCATCGTGCGCTGCATGGAACAGCTGCTCGCCGGCATCGCCGCACATCCTGACTGGTCAGTCGGATCGCTTCCTTTAGTAAATGCGAACGACGCAAGCGCAAAAATCACCGTCGATGCCGGGCAGGTGCCGTACCCCGCGCAGTGCCTGCATCAGCTGTTCGAAGCGCAGGCAGGCGCCCATCCTGCAGCGGAAGCGCTGGAGTTCGACGGACGCATCTTGACCTACCGTGAGCTGAACGAGCGGGCGAACGCCGTCGCGCACAGCCTGATCGCCCGCGGCGTCCGGCCGGGCGATGCGGTCGGACTGTCCCTGCCCCGTACGGCGGCGTGGATTCTCGGGATGCTCGGCGTGTTGAAAGCGGGCGGGGCCTACCTGCCGCTCGACCCGGTGCATCCGGAAGCGCGCCTGCAGTTTATGGCGCAGGACGCCGGGGCGCAGATCGTGCTCGATGACGAGGCGCTCTGGCAGCTGGCTGAGCGTACGGATGCCGCGACGCACAACCCGGCATTGCCGGTCACGCCGGAGCAGACCGCTTACCTGATCTACACGTCCGGTACGACCGGCACGCCGAAAGGGGTGGCCTGCCCGCATCGTGGCGCGGTCAACCTGCTGGCGGAAATGGAGCGGCGCGCTCCGTTGCCACAAGGGGCGACAGGCAGCGTCTGGACGTCCTTCGGCTTCGACGTGTCGGTGTATGAAGTGTTCTCCGCGCTCTGTTACGGTCATAAGCTGATCGTGCTGCCGGAAGACGCGCGCGCCGACGGCGACGCCGTGCTGGAACTGTTCGCCGACCTTGGGGTGAGCAGCGCGTACCTGCCTCCGTTCTTGCTGCCCGCACTCGCTGCTTATGTCAAAAGCTGTCCGGGCCGCCTCCGTCTGACCCGCCTGCTGGTCGGCGTGGAGCCGATCCGCGGCGAGCTGCTGCAGGAGATCTGCCAGCACCTGCCCGGCCTCGTCATCGTCAACGGCTACGGCCCGACAGAAGCGAGCGTCTGCGCCACCTTGTACACCGTGTCGGGCCAAACGGAGCGGATCGTGCCGATCGGCACGCCTTTGCCGCACACCGAAATCTGGCTGCTCGACGCCAGCGGCCAGCCGGTGCCGCAAGGGGTGATCGGCGAGTTGCACATCGGCGGCGCAGGACTGGCCCACGGCTACATCGGACGGCCGGAGCTGACCGCAGAAAAATTTGTGCAGCTGCCTGTGACTGCTGAGCGCCTGTACAAAACGGGCGATCTCGCCCGCCTGCGCCGCGACGGGATGCTGGAATACTGCGGCCGCAGCGACGACCAGGTCAAAGTGCGCGGCTTCCGCATCGAACTCGGTGAAATCGAAGCGGCGATCGCCGCCTGTGCGCAGGTGCAAGCGGCAGCCGTCAGCGTGCGCGAGGACGCGCCGGGCGGCAAGCGGATCGTCGGCTATGTCGTCTGGGCCGAAGCGGACGCAGGAGACATCGGCGCACTGCGCCGGGAGCTGAAGCAAAAGCTGCCCGACTATATGGTGCCGTCCGCCTTCGTCGCTCTTGACGCCCTGCCGCAGACGGTGAGCGGTAAAGTCGACCGCCGCGCTTTGCCCGCACCGCAGGACGACCTGTTGGAAAAACGCGTTTACACCGCGCCGCGCAATGAGCAGGAGGCGCAGCTTTGCCAGCTGTTTGCCGAACTGCTCGGCGTAGCAGAAGTCGGCGTCCACGACCACTTTTTTGAACGGGGCGGCCATTCGCTGCTCGCCACACAGGCCCTGACCCGCGTGGAGAGCCGCTTTGGCGTCAAACTGCCGCTCTCGCGCCTGTTTGAAGCGCCGACACCGGCGGAGCTCGCCGTGCTGATCGGGCAGACCCAAGCGTCCGCCCCGGTCAAGCAAAAGCCGAAAATTGGGCGCGTGGATCGCGAAGCCCGCAGACAGCCGCGCGCCTAA
- the hppD gene encoding 4-hydroxyphenylpyruvate dioxygenase — MITQQEQETDQIHDLLPIEDIDYVEVYSGNAKQAVFYYCKLFGMKVTAYKGLETGSRNVVSYVVEKGEIRFVISGSFAPDTPIAEFVKKHGDAVKDIALRVDNVEETYRQAVERGGIPLVEPFIEEDEHGQVKKAVIGTFGDTVHTLIERSAYSGVFAPGFQSVEEEEPEIDTAITRFDHLAINVEQMDTWTDYYEKVFGFKLIKEFRKEDVSSDSSSLMTKALRNGNHRIKFPIVEPAPGKKKSQVQEFIDYNLGAGVQHVALETDNIVQAVDNLQKNGIRFLYTPDAYYELLPDRVGEIEEPIDELNRLNILVDRDDEGYLLQIFSQPMQDRPTMFFEIIQRKGSNGFGNGNIRALFEAVEREQEKRGNL, encoded by the coding sequence ATGATCACCCAACAGGAGCAGGAAACCGATCAGATCCATGACCTTTTGCCGATCGAAGACATCGACTATGTGGAAGTCTATTCCGGCAATGCGAAACAAGCGGTGTTCTACTACTGCAAGCTGTTCGGCATGAAAGTCACCGCCTACAAAGGCCTGGAGACGGGCAGCCGCAACGTCGTGTCTTATGTCGTAGAGAAGGGCGAAATCCGCTTCGTGATCTCCGGCTCCTTTGCGCCGGACACTCCGATCGCCGAGTTTGTCAAAAAGCACGGCGACGCAGTCAAAGACATCGCCCTGCGCGTCGACAACGTGGAAGAGACGTACCGGCAGGCGGTCGAGCGCGGCGGGATTCCGCTCGTCGAGCCGTTCATCGAAGAAGACGAGCACGGCCAGGTGAAAAAAGCGGTGATCGGCACGTTTGGCGATACGGTGCACACTTTGATCGAACGCAGCGCCTACAGCGGCGTCTTCGCGCCGGGCTTCCAGTCGGTCGAAGAAGAAGAGCCGGAGATCGATACGGCGATCACCCGCTTTGACCACCTCGCGATCAACGTCGAGCAGATGGACACGTGGACCGATTATTACGAAAAGGTGTTTGGCTTCAAGCTGATCAAGGAGTTCCGCAAGGAAGACGTCTCCTCCGACTCCTCCTCGCTGATGACGAAAGCGCTGCGCAACGGCAATCACCGCATCAAGTTCCCGATCGTGGAACCTGCGCCGGGCAAGAAGAAATCGCAGGTGCAGGAATTTATCGACTACAACCTCGGCGCCGGTGTGCAGCACGTGGCGCTGGAAACGGACAACATTGTGCAGGCGGTGGATAACCTGCAGAAAAACGGCATCCGCTTCCTGTACACCCCGGACGCGTATTATGAGCTGCTCCCGGACCGCGTCGGTGAGATCGAAGAGCCGATCGACGAACTGAACCGCTTGAACATCCTCGTCGACCGCGATGATGAAGGCTATCTTCTGCAGATCTTCTCGCAGCCGATGCAAGACCGCCCGACGATGTTTTTCGAGATCATCCAGCGCAAAGGCTCGAACGGCTTTGGCAACGGCAACATCCGCGCGCTGTTTGAAGCGGTCGAGCGCGAACAGGAAAAGCGCGGCAACCTGTAA